In the genome of Hymenobacter taeanensis, one region contains:
- a CDS encoding DinB family protein, which produces MDQNSRKGIVKELTELLTKGNAHVTLEEACADITVAHLNQHVSNLPYTVWQLAEHIRIAQWDIMEFCINPKHQSPKWPDEYWPTPEATADEASWHRTLTQIQHDRDRFIQLLQDPQQDLLAPLPHGTGQTLLREAFLIADHAAYHTGQIILVRRLLQDWE; this is translated from the coding sequence ATGGATCAGAACTCGCGAAAAGGTATTGTAAAAGAGCTGACGGAACTCCTCACTAAGGGCAACGCCCATGTTACGCTGGAAGAAGCCTGCGCCGATATTACGGTGGCCCACCTGAACCAGCATGTTTCAAACCTCCCCTACACCGTGTGGCAGCTAGCCGAGCACATCCGTATTGCGCAGTGGGATATTATGGAGTTCTGCATCAACCCCAAGCATCAGTCGCCGAAGTGGCCTGATGAATACTGGCCCACTCCTGAGGCTACCGCAGACGAAGCCAGCTGGCACCGCACGCTTACCCAAATCCAGCACGACCGCGACCGGTTTATTCAGCTGCTTCAAGACCCACAGCAGGATTTGCTGGCTCCTCTCCCTCATGGCACGGGGCAAACCTTGCTGCGTGAAGCCTTTCTGATTGCTGACCATGCCGCCTACCACACCGGCCAAATTATTCTGGTACGGCGACTGCTCCAGGATTGGGAGTAA
- a CDS encoding glycosyltransferase family 2 protein, which produces MSSYPPYVITHIHLDKEPQLPALTYQGQGNYVVFWWKNVALGHSFIEPNQVVSSAQWPNVILKAIEPAVARYAAKAGVDTAQWQVWVTQEEVSRWSEWLGTLLKPWAPDTIQPQVPVSVIICTRNRAASLQLCIEALNRMTCQPAEIIVVDNAPPDDSTKKVAESFANVRYVMEPSVGLSYARNAGVRNSTSDIVAFTDDDVLVHPEWVYRVWETFLDKSVFAMTGLIIAAELDTEAQQIFEKHWSFNRGYQDIAYDQAYFKRVESAGPPVWEIGAGANTAFRKEVFNRVGLFDERLGPGAAGCNDDSEMWFRVLVGGCTIQYNPRAVVYHTHRREVKDLKRQIFTYMSGFTTAALIQQKHHPRAGYAKQLYWHIPKYYGSLLRAGFPRFTFRNRTLWAELKGIVNGLKYYYEHRNQPSQSHNQ; this is translated from the coding sequence ATGTCGTCATACCCTCCGTATGTCATCACGCATATTCATCTAGATAAAGAGCCGCAACTTCCTGCCCTGACGTATCAGGGCCAAGGCAACTATGTTGTGTTCTGGTGGAAGAATGTAGCGCTAGGCCACTCCTTTATAGAGCCTAATCAAGTAGTTAGCTCAGCGCAGTGGCCGAACGTGATATTGAAAGCTATTGAGCCAGCAGTAGCGCGTTATGCTGCTAAAGCTGGTGTTGATACTGCTCAGTGGCAGGTATGGGTAACGCAGGAGGAGGTTAGCCGCTGGAGTGAATGGCTGGGTACGCTGTTAAAGCCATGGGCCCCTGACACTATACAGCCACAAGTTCCTGTTTCTGTAATTATCTGTACCCGCAATCGAGCAGCATCGTTGCAGTTATGTATAGAGGCATTAAACCGTATGACCTGCCAACCAGCAGAAATTATAGTGGTTGACAATGCGCCTCCTGATGATAGCACCAAAAAAGTTGCGGAGTCCTTCGCCAACGTCCGGTATGTTATGGAGCCTTCAGTAGGCCTGTCATATGCCCGAAACGCGGGTGTTAGGAACTCCACGTCAGACATTGTGGCCTTCACCGACGACGACGTGCTGGTGCATCCGGAATGGGTATACCGGGTCTGGGAAACCTTTCTGGATAAGTCAGTATTCGCCATGACCGGATTAATCATTGCGGCTGAGTTAGATACAGAAGCACAGCAGATATTTGAGAAACACTGGAGCTTCAATAGGGGCTACCAGGATATTGCTTACGATCAAGCCTACTTTAAGCGAGTGGAGTCGGCAGGGCCACCCGTGTGGGAGATTGGGGCTGGTGCCAACACTGCCTTCCGTAAAGAAGTATTTAATAGGGTAGGCCTGTTTGATGAGCGCTTAGGGCCTGGGGCAGCCGGCTGCAACGATGATTCCGAGATGTGGTTTCGCGTTCTGGTGGGCGGCTGTACAATTCAATACAATCCTCGAGCAGTAGTATACCATACGCATCGTCGGGAGGTGAAGGATCTGAAAAGGCAGATATTCACTTATATGAGTGGTTTCACTACGGCCGCACTCATTCAGCAGAAGCATCATCCACGGGCTGGGTACGCCAAGCAATTGTACTGGCACATACCAAAATATTACGGCTCTCTGCTTAGAGCCGGATTTCCGCGCTTTACCTTCCGTAATCGCACACTATGGGCAGAGCTGAAAGGTATCGTTAATGGCCTGAAATATTATTACGAGCATCGTAACCAGCCCTCCCAATCACATAATCAGTAG
- a CDS encoding chryseobasin-related MNIO class RiPP peptide, with translation MKLSQAVLGAVLVGLAVQTTSCIKKDDPTPKEKQGETSTKSPKTPDACPGCGMG, from the coding sequence ATGAAACTATCGCAGGCAGTACTCGGGGCCGTTCTGGTTGGCCTAGCCGTTCAAACCACTAGCTGCATTAAGAAAGACGATCCTACGCCGAAGGAGAAGCAGGGCGAAACCAGCACGAAAAGCCCTAAAACGCCAGACGCTTGCCCCGGCTGCGGCATGGGCTAA
- a CDS encoding glycosyltransferase: protein MNFVFVSLQRINTERESTSTNLARELARQGHNVLYVNSPVNRKDYFITPESPFVAAHLHAIKSKAAPLQELAPHLWVLYPTQPLDSFNWVPYTPLFLWLIKFNNRRFGHEIQKATRDLGFDEFILVNDKDIFRSFYLKEILRPQRYIYMDRDYTVGAPYWLRHGPSLEPEIMRKADAVVCNSLDFTKRAQHFNPNSFYIGNGFDVSQFNNTHTLDIPEDLERIPGPRIGYVGALITLRLDLNLLIEIARARPAWSFVLIGTEDEAFAQSTLHSLPNVFFLGYKHTRDIPAYLLHFDVCINPQVLNDFTRSNFPLKILEYLALGKPVVATETNTMNEVFADHTYLATGSAEYLVQIDKALEENTAALADERVAYAKQFSWENIAALFIQHLQTL from the coding sequence ATGAATTTCGTTTTTGTCAGCCTGCAGCGCATTAACACCGAGCGTGAATCAACGTCTACTAATTTGGCGCGGGAGCTTGCCCGCCAGGGCCATAACGTGCTGTACGTCAACTCCCCCGTTAATCGCAAAGACTATTTCATTACGCCTGAGTCGCCGTTTGTGGCGGCGCATTTGCACGCCATTAAGTCAAAGGCAGCTCCGCTACAGGAGTTAGCGCCGCACCTATGGGTGTTGTATCCTACCCAGCCGCTAGACTCCTTCAACTGGGTGCCATATACCCCTTTGTTTCTGTGGTTGATAAAATTCAACAACCGGCGGTTTGGCCACGAGATTCAGAAGGCCACGCGAGATCTGGGCTTTGATGAGTTTATCCTGGTAAACGATAAGGATATCTTCCGTAGCTTTTACCTCAAGGAAATTCTGCGCCCCCAGCGGTACATTTACATGGACCGCGACTACACTGTGGGTGCCCCATACTGGCTGCGGCACGGCCCTAGCCTGGAGCCGGAAATTATGCGCAAAGCCGATGCCGTAGTGTGCAACTCGCTTGACTTCACTAAGCGCGCGCAGCATTTCAACCCCAACAGTTTTTATATCGGGAATGGCTTTGATGTAAGCCAGTTCAACAACACCCATACCCTCGATATTCCCGAAGACCTCGAGCGTATTCCCGGGCCCCGCATTGGGTACGTAGGCGCCCTCATTACGCTACGCCTTGATCTGAACCTGCTCATAGAAATAGCCCGGGCCCGTCCCGCCTGGAGCTTTGTGCTAATCGGGACTGAGGATGAAGCTTTTGCGCAGAGCACCCTGCATAGTTTGCCCAACGTGTTCTTCTTGGGGTATAAGCACACCCGAGATATTCCGGCTTACCTGCTGCATTTTGATGTGTGCATCAACCCACAGGTACTCAACGATTTTACCCGCAGCAATTTCCCCCTCAAGATTCTGGAGTATCTGGCCCTGGGCAAACCCGTAGTAGCCACCGAAACCAATACCATGAATGAGGTTTTTGCTGACCATACCTACCTGGCCACCGGCTCAGCTGAGTATCTGGTTCAGATTGATAAAGCCCTGGAAGAAAACACAGCAGCCCTTGCTGATGAGCGAGTGGCCTACGCCAAGCAGTTCAGCTGGGAAAACATTGCGGCGTTATTTATCCAGCACCTGCAAACGCTCTAG
- a CDS encoding ABC transporter ATP-binding protein produces MSDVVIKAEGLSKVYRLGTTGTGSLRQDLQHWWTTSILKKEDPFFQAPSADNHRYGQNQLFRALHDVNFEIKQGEVWGVIGSNGSGKSTLLKIISRIVRPTSGTVRGKGTISSLLEVGTGFNPELTGRENVYLSGFILGMNKHEIRQKFDEIVAFSGLERFLDTPVKRYSSGMYVRLAFAVAAHLEPDILILDEVLAVGDAEFQKKCLGKIREVSHTDGRTVIFVSHNMQAVANLCQQALWLNQGLVQEQGEVSRIVNKFLLATQQNVTKQYWGDTPAKAPGNEFVRFQSVELIPHFFTENMPLDVRVPLTVRFQMRNLVDKALLNVHLGLYNSNGDCVLTIPSAATVYREGILAGECTIPGNLLNDGAYCISLFVLAGTAPVFDLDSCLTFELEDYRGDESGWKGKWWGTVRPLIPFPVALQEPVLH; encoded by the coding sequence ATGTCAGATGTAGTAATAAAAGCAGAGGGCCTATCGAAAGTTTATCGACTGGGCACTACAGGCACTGGTTCTTTACGCCAGGATTTGCAACATTGGTGGACGACATCCATTTTAAAAAAGGAAGATCCTTTTTTTCAAGCGCCCAGCGCAGACAATCATCGTTACGGTCAGAATCAATTATTCCGGGCGCTCCATGATGTGAACTTTGAAATAAAGCAGGGTGAAGTGTGGGGGGTTATCGGTAGCAATGGCTCCGGCAAATCCACCCTGCTTAAAATCATTTCCCGCATTGTGCGCCCCACTAGCGGTACGGTACGGGGCAAGGGAACAATTAGTAGCCTGTTGGAAGTAGGTACCGGCTTCAATCCTGAGTTAACTGGTCGAGAAAACGTGTACCTGAGTGGTTTCATCCTGGGGATGAACAAACATGAAATACGGCAGAAGTTCGACGAAATTGTAGCGTTTTCAGGGTTAGAGCGGTTTCTTGATACGCCTGTAAAGCGTTACTCATCAGGTATGTATGTGCGGTTGGCTTTTGCTGTTGCCGCACATCTAGAGCCAGATATACTCATTCTGGATGAAGTGCTAGCTGTCGGCGACGCTGAGTTTCAGAAAAAATGCCTTGGTAAAATTCGGGAAGTGTCGCACACAGATGGGCGCACCGTGATTTTTGTGAGTCACAACATGCAGGCTGTAGCCAATCTGTGTCAACAAGCCCTATGGTTAAACCAGGGGTTAGTACAAGAACAGGGCGAAGTGAGCAGAATTGTAAATAAGTTTTTGCTGGCAACGCAGCAAAATGTTACAAAGCAGTATTGGGGAGATACCCCTGCCAAGGCACCAGGTAATGAGTTTGTGCGGTTTCAGTCAGTAGAGTTAATACCGCACTTCTTTACTGAAAATATGCCCCTGGATGTTCGGGTGCCATTAACTGTGCGCTTTCAAATGAGGAACTTAGTAGATAAAGCGCTACTCAATGTTCACCTGGGCTTATATAATAGTAATGGTGACTGCGTGCTCACAATTCCCTCTGCAGCTACTGTATACAGGGAAGGCATATTAGCCGGAGAGTGTACAATTCCGGGTAACCTGCTTAACGATGGCGCCTACTGTATTTCTTTGTTTGTGCTTGCTGGCACTGCTCCGGTTTTTGACTTAGATAGCTGCTTAACCTTTGAGTTAGAAGATTATCGGGGCGATGAGTCTGGCTGGAAGGGGAAATGGTGGGGGACAGTACGGCCACTCATTCCTTTTCCTGTTGCTTTACAAGAACCTGTACTACATTAA
- a CDS encoding glycosyltransferase family 2 protein, translating to MIPSYNCLGYLKITLENVLQQAPDADKMQIEVVDDYSTDGDVQALVEEIGQGRVHFFRQEQNVGSLRNFETCINRAQGQLVHILHGDDFVAEGFYAEIERLFESFPDAGAAFTDYIYVDEYGNLIQSAKKLLEEPGLLPNWVTTLAQGQCVQFPAMVVKRSVYENLGGFYGVHYGEDWEMWTRIAAHYPVAHSPKALAMYRVHGTNISSNTYLSGQCIRDTSKVIDLIQQYLPMEQRAQLREQCRRNYAIYYAKMANKLYKATKNRKAALKQAYDALRLHANSDTIKLFSKIFIKTLIRY from the coding sequence ATGATTCCAAGCTATAATTGTTTAGGGTATTTAAAGATAACGTTAGAAAACGTATTACAGCAGGCACCTGATGCAGATAAAATGCAGATTGAGGTGGTAGATGACTATAGCACTGATGGCGATGTGCAGGCACTGGTAGAGGAAATAGGTCAGGGCCGGGTGCACTTTTTTCGGCAGGAACAGAATGTAGGCAGCTTACGCAATTTCGAAACCTGCATCAATAGAGCGCAGGGCCAGCTAGTACATATTCTGCACGGAGACGACTTTGTAGCCGAAGGTTTTTATGCCGAAATAGAACGTTTATTTGAAAGCTTTCCTGATGCCGGAGCAGCGTTTACCGACTACATCTATGTCGACGAATATGGTAATCTGATTCAGTCGGCAAAGAAGCTACTAGAGGAGCCAGGACTGCTTCCTAACTGGGTCACGACCTTAGCCCAGGGACAATGCGTGCAATTTCCGGCTATGGTAGTGAAACGCTCAGTTTATGAAAACTTAGGCGGGTTTTACGGCGTGCACTATGGTGAGGACTGGGAAATGTGGACTCGAATTGCGGCTCATTACCCTGTAGCGCATTCTCCCAAAGCCTTAGCTATGTATCGGGTTCACGGGACCAACATTTCTAGCAATACCTACCTAAGCGGCCAGTGCATACGCGACACCAGCAAAGTAATTGACTTAATTCAGCAGTACTTACCCATGGAACAGCGTGCCCAGCTCCGGGAGCAGTGCCGTAGGAACTATGCCATTTATTACGCTAAAATGGCTAATAAGCTTTATAAAGCCACCAAAAACCGTAAGGCTGCACTCAAACAGGCCTACGATGCTTTACGGCTACATGCTAACTCTGATACTATAAAGCTCTTCTCAAAAATTTTCATCAAAACACTAATCCGGTATTAA
- a CDS encoding glycosyltransferase has protein sequence MIPVYNCANYLPETLHSVLQQQLPEHLMQIEVIDDASSDADVEEIVNRIGKGRVKYYRQSENVGSLHNFATSIRRAQGQLIHLLHGDDRIRPGYYQEIGALFNQYPEIGAAYCRFGYIDEYGKLKYTQAPEMRQSGILEDYLLRIGERNRIQYASITVKRETYEKLGAFYGTTYGEDWEMWVRIAQNYSIGYSPNILADYRHHTNSISGNKHVRGEYLIDLTSVMNQIQQYLPQYKRASVLKRSKIFYSHYAIRQANNLWHLRHDKESTFVYIRQVLLMHRDLSLYLKILKLLVKVAINRR, from the coding sequence ATGATTCCGGTTTATAACTGTGCGAATTACCTGCCTGAAACGCTCCACAGCGTGTTGCAGCAGCAGTTACCGGAACACCTCATGCAGATTGAGGTGATTGACGACGCCAGTTCAGATGCCGATGTTGAGGAAATAGTTAACCGCATTGGAAAGGGACGGGTCAAGTATTACCGGCAGTCCGAAAACGTGGGCAGCTTGCACAACTTTGCTACCAGCATCAGGCGGGCACAAGGCCAGTTGATTCACTTGTTACATGGCGATGATCGAATTCGTCCTGGCTATTATCAGGAAATAGGAGCACTATTCAATCAATACCCAGAGATTGGAGCAGCATATTGTAGGTTTGGATACATTGATGAGTATGGCAAACTCAAATACACCCAAGCGCCTGAAATGCGCCAGTCGGGTATATTAGAAGATTACCTACTGCGCATTGGCGAGCGTAATCGTATACAGTATGCTTCTATAACTGTTAAGCGCGAGACCTACGAAAAGCTAGGAGCGTTTTATGGTACGACATACGGTGAGGATTGGGAAATGTGGGTTCGGATTGCGCAAAACTATTCTATAGGATACTCACCCAACATATTGGCTGATTACCGACATCATACTAATTCCATCTCAGGCAATAAACATGTACGCGGTGAGTATCTCATAGATTTAACTAGCGTTATGAATCAAATCCAACAATATCTACCGCAGTATAAGAGAGCAAGCGTTCTGAAAAGATCAAAAATATTTTACAGCCATTACGCTATCCGTCAAGCTAATAATTTATGGCACCTGCGTCATGACAAGGAGTCAACGTTCGTATATATCCGGCAGGTATTACTTATGCATCGGGATTTGAGCCTCTATTTAAAAATTTTAAAACTATTAGTTAAGGTAGCTATCAATAGACGTTAA
- a CDS encoding SDR family oxidoreductase has protein sequence MNTEQNEPRPTNSEINPKPTAYPTSEEGMQEQPDWDMSSYQPAGKLKGKVALITGGDSGIGRAVALAYAMEGADVAVIYQTNAEDAAVVGRAVQAQGRKFLAIQCDVRSADACREAVRQTYAELGGFNILVNNAAYQMGYENFETIPEENIHRTFDTNIKGYIFMAQAAIPFLKEGDSIINTGSIAGIVGNPHQIDYAATKGAIHTFTKSLAAYLGEKKIRVNAVLPGPIWTPLIPGTMLKEDLKKFGDSTMLGRPGQPEELAPAYVYFASQDGSYSTGSLLEVTGGMPKGS, from the coding sequence ATGAATACTGAACAGAACGAACCACGCCCTACCAATAGCGAAATCAACCCCAAGCCTACCGCCTACCCCACCAGTGAGGAGGGCATGCAAGAGCAACCCGACTGGGATATGTCGAGCTACCAGCCGGCGGGTAAGCTCAAGGGCAAGGTGGCGCTCATTACGGGCGGCGACTCCGGTATTGGGCGGGCAGTAGCCCTGGCCTACGCCATGGAAGGGGCTGATGTAGCCGTTATCTACCAGACCAACGCCGAGGATGCGGCCGTAGTTGGCCGCGCCGTTCAGGCCCAGGGCCGTAAGTTTCTGGCCATCCAGTGCGACGTGCGCTCCGCCGATGCCTGCCGCGAAGCCGTGCGCCAGACCTACGCTGAGCTGGGCGGCTTCAATATTCTGGTAAATAATGCGGCCTACCAGATGGGCTACGAAAACTTTGAAACCATTCCGGAGGAAAACATCCACCGCACCTTTGACACCAATATTAAAGGCTACATTTTCATGGCGCAGGCAGCCATTCCGTTCCTGAAGGAGGGCGACTCCATCATCAATACGGGTAGCATAGCGGGCATTGTGGGCAACCCCCACCAAATAGACTACGCCGCCACTAAAGGAGCCATTCACACCTTCACCAAGAGCCTGGCGGCTTACCTGGGCGAGAAGAAGATCAGGGTAAATGCCGTGTTGCCTGGCCCCATCTGGACGCCCCTCATCCCCGGGACTATGCTGAAGGAAGACCTCAAGAAGTTCGGTGACTCTACCATGCTGGGGCGCCCGGGCCAGCCAGAGGAGCTTGCCCCTGCTTACGTATACTTTGCCTCACAAGATGGCAGCTACTCTACGGGCAGCCTGCTGGAAGTTACCGGCGGCATGCCCAAGGGTAGCTAG
- a CDS encoding glycosyltransferase produces the protein MIRPVVSIIITCYNYGHFLAEAIESALQQTYQYKEVVLVDDGSTDNTREVALRYPGVKYIYQHNQGLSAARNTGIRSSKGQYLVFLDADDWLLPNALSIGVPYLRHHPQAAFVAGSHKRVYTDGQKEEDKPLSYAPNPYYRLLSLGNYIGMISAVMFTRWALSAFHFDTSLRNCEDYDLYLNLTRRYPIVQHQHSIAAYRIHRASMSADIDKMLIGVQKVLDRQRTNLRSPLEIEGYSRGMHCWITYYEGRSDYKLEAGPLPDYQQTIQFFERFAPQAVQAYAVRHEHTKVERNSYTLTKGSSRLVQPAVPLAAQIRRAMAIAINYLLPFESRFGYDLRWPVERGYIEQFRQQIVEDLNGVVLDLQDSTYKDLPEKSTLTDALELTGATNNAQVYYKRNLLTLKELPGNTFDCIVFTHSLHTAYNFKTVMHHCRRVLKPGGTLFLTVPGKGEWNNPWYWSFTADEIRRLLVKIFSEGSVQLESLGNADVAVAYLYGLELTSVDQNKLSYHDPEYQVMHTIRVTT, from the coding sequence ATGATTCGGCCGGTAGTATCAATTATTATTACGTGCTACAATTATGGCCATTTCTTAGCGGAGGCTATTGAGAGTGCACTCCAACAAACCTATCAGTACAAAGAAGTTGTACTGGTAGATGATGGCTCAACGGATAACACCCGCGAAGTAGCGCTGCGTTACCCCGGCGTAAAGTACATCTACCAGCATAATCAGGGCCTTTCGGCTGCACGTAACACCGGAATACGTAGTAGTAAAGGACAGTACCTGGTGTTCCTGGATGCTGATGACTGGCTTCTGCCTAATGCGTTGAGCATAGGTGTGCCTTATTTAAGACACCATCCGCAGGCCGCCTTTGTAGCGGGCTCTCATAAGCGCGTGTATACGGATGGGCAGAAAGAGGAGGATAAACCGTTATCCTATGCTCCTAACCCCTACTATCGGTTATTATCGTTGGGAAATTATATCGGTATGATTTCCGCAGTGATGTTTACGAGGTGGGCTCTCTCAGCCTTTCACTTTGATACTTCTTTGCGCAACTGCGAGGACTATGACTTATATCTAAACCTAACCCGACGGTATCCTATCGTACAGCATCAGCATTCAATAGCGGCCTATCGAATTCATAGAGCTTCTATGTCAGCTGATATAGACAAGATGCTCATTGGAGTGCAAAAGGTTCTTGACCGGCAGCGTACGAACCTGAGAAGTCCGTTGGAGATTGAGGGCTACTCACGCGGTATGCACTGCTGGATTACCTATTATGAAGGCAGGTCTGATTATAAGCTGGAAGCCGGCCCCTTACCGGATTATCAGCAGACTATACAGTTTTTTGAGCGTTTCGCCCCGCAAGCAGTCCAAGCATATGCAGTACGCCATGAGCATACCAAGGTAGAGCGTAATTCATATACCCTAACGAAAGGCAGCTCCCGGCTTGTACAACCAGCAGTTCCGCTGGCTGCTCAAATAAGGCGAGCTATGGCCATAGCTATTAATTACTTATTGCCTTTTGAGTCCCGATTCGGCTATGACCTGCGCTGGCCGGTTGAGCGCGGATATATTGAGCAATTTCGGCAGCAAATAGTAGAGGATCTGAATGGTGTAGTGCTCGATTTACAAGATTCTACTTATAAAGATTTACCAGAGAAAAGCACGCTAACAGATGCGCTCGAATTAACAGGAGCAACAAACAATGCACAAGTATATTATAAACGCAATTTACTTACCCTAAAAGAGTTACCAGGTAATACGTTTGATTGTATTGTATTCACTCACTCCTTGCACACGGCTTATAATTTTAAAACGGTGATGCACCATTGCCGTCGTGTGTTGAAACCCGGAGGCACACTTTTTTTAACAGTCCCAGGTAAGGGCGAGTGGAATAATCCTTGGTACTGGTCGTTTACTGCCGACGAAATACGCCGGTTATTGGTCAAAATATTCTCAGAAGGATCAGTGCAACTAGAGTCACTAGGGAATGCTGATGTGGCAGTTGCGTATCTCTATGGGTTAGAGCTGACTTCAGTCGATCAGAATAAATTGAGCTATCATGATCCGGAATACCAGGTTATGCATACAATTAGAGTAACAACGTAG
- a CDS encoding serine hydrolase domain-containing protein: MKKLFLLLAVLSFAAPCFAQLQRPKSTFRPVITLQQLTDSIERIMHQEHIPGLMLTLVSPDSSQRFVGGLGLAEIEHKKPVTANTLFRIGSVTKTFVAVGLMQLVEQGKLNLNDEVRKLAPEIPLDNPWEATDPVRVVHLLEHTAGFDDMHFNHVYNTTATDPQGTAVVEVFRQELRCRWRPGERMSYSNPGYEVAGYLLEKLSGQPYQQYLAQHLLRPLGMPDATATLRPGTNPQLAQGYDYENNHYQPVKPWPIYAGPAGSMSASARDMARWVQFFLHGFRAADGTALLQPASLREIETPHSPLDARAGLPTGYALANSIVNWKGKASFRGHGGGIGGFTSAFAYNRALGLGYAMSNNGGQSLSAIEKLVREFLLGSASVATIPAPAALDVEAVAPYLGHYQNAAPRNQLLGIVDYLTGDKQLVQAGQMLLLRPLFGSPDTLLPAGALTFRRPNQVLPSAVLTHTRDGQRMLVFAGSYYQEASSGWWWLRPALLGLSVLLMLTSAVAGLIWLIYAVRRQLPRAQVLPRLLPLFATIALVTSIVALVTVATQIENVGRVNTPTVLLSLAPLAFVVCTLAGLLLTMRTFRHFRSRAVAWYLLLTYGALGWLAATLASFGWMSLQLWSV; this comes from the coding sequence GTGAAGAAGCTATTCCTGTTATTAGCAGTGCTAAGTTTCGCTGCCCCGTGCTTTGCCCAATTGCAACGCCCAAAATCAACTTTCAGGCCTGTTATCACGCTGCAGCAGCTCACCGATAGTATTGAGCGCATCATGCACCAAGAGCACATTCCGGGCCTGATGCTCACCCTCGTCTCACCCGACTCATCACAGCGGTTTGTGGGTGGCCTGGGCCTGGCCGAAATAGAACACAAGAAGCCTGTGACGGCTAACACCCTATTCCGCATCGGCTCAGTCACCAAAACGTTTGTGGCCGTAGGTCTGATGCAGCTGGTAGAGCAGGGTAAGCTCAACCTCAATGATGAGGTGCGCAAGCTGGCCCCCGAAATACCCCTTGATAATCCCTGGGAAGCCACCGACCCCGTGCGCGTGGTGCACCTTCTGGAGCATACCGCCGGCTTCGATGATATGCACTTTAACCACGTGTACAACACCACAGCCACTGACCCACAAGGCACCGCCGTGGTGGAGGTATTTCGGCAAGAGTTGCGCTGCCGCTGGCGCCCCGGCGAGCGAATGTCGTACTCTAACCCCGGCTATGAGGTGGCGGGCTACCTGCTAGAGAAGCTCAGCGGCCAGCCTTACCAGCAGTATCTGGCTCAGCACCTGCTACGCCCCCTGGGTATGCCCGATGCCACTGCTACGCTACGCCCTGGTACTAATCCTCAATTAGCGCAGGGCTACGATTATGAGAATAACCACTACCAGCCCGTGAAGCCTTGGCCGATTTATGCGGGGCCGGCAGGCTCCATGAGTGCCTCGGCGCGGGACATGGCCCGCTGGGTGCAGTTCTTCCTTCATGGTTTCCGCGCTGCTGATGGCACCGCCCTGCTGCAACCCGCCAGCCTGCGTGAGATTGAAACGCCCCACAGTCCGTTGGATGCACGGGCAGGCCTGCCCACCGGGTATGCCTTGGCAAACTCCATTGTTAACTGGAAGGGCAAAGCCTCCTTTCGGGGTCACGGTGGGGGTATTGGGGGTTTTACGTCGGCGTTTGCGTACAATCGCGCACTTGGCCTGGGCTATGCCATGTCAAACAACGGCGGCCAGAGCTTAAGCGCCATTGAAAAACTGGTACGCGAGTTCCTGCTGGGCTCAGCTTCCGTTGCCACCATACCCGCCCCTGCTGCCCTTGATGTGGAGGCCGTTGCGCCTTACCTGGGCCACTACCAGAACGCCGCCCCGCGCAACCAGCTCCTGGGCATTGTTGACTATCTAACCGGCGACAAGCAGCTGGTGCAAGCTGGCCAGATGCTTCTTCTGCGGCCTCTGTTTGGCTCCCCTGACACCTTGCTTCCCGCTGGCGCCCTTACCTTCCGCCGCCCAAATCAGGTGCTGCCCAGCGCCGTACTAACTCATACCCGTGACGGGCAGCGCATGCTGGTTTTCGCGGGCAGTTACTACCAGGAGGCTAGCTCCGGCTGGTGGTGGTTGCGGCCGGCCTTACTTGGCTTGAGCGTACTTCTTATGTTGACTTCTGCGGTAGCTGGGCTGATATGGCTTATTTATGCCGTGCGCCGCCAACTGCCGCGGGCTCAGGTTCTGCCGCGGTTACTGCCCTTGTTCGCCACTATAGCCTTAGTGACTAGCATTGTGGCATTAGTTACTGTGGCTACTCAGATTGAGAATGTGGGCCGGGTAAATACTCCTACCGTTTTACTTAGCCTTGCCCCATTAGCCTTCGTAGTTTGTACCCTGGCGGGGCTGCTGCTAACGATGCGCACCTTTCGCCATTTCCGCAGCCGCGCGGTGGCCTGGTACTTGCTGCTCACCTACGGGGCGCTGGGCTGGCTGGCCGCCACACTAGCCTCCTTTGGTTGGATGAGCCTACAGCTGTGGAGTGTGTAG